One window from the genome of Rariglobus hedericola encodes:
- a CDS encoding VanZ family protein: MRESSMTRVLISKIPSRWQWAYAVALAATIVWASGNGQVAATSIVNFDKVAHFSVFGLMATLVLRPFRGGHAWWAVVIVSLFGVSDELRQSLTPGRSMELADWIADTIGAVVAVTVYTFWPWYRRLLETPLWKRKPKIEAVLVSAKTVSAL, translated from the coding sequence GTGCGCGAATCAAGCATGACGCGAGTGTTGATCTCCAAAATACCTTCACGCTGGCAATGGGCCTATGCCGTCGCTCTGGCCGCGACCATTGTGTGGGCTTCGGGTAATGGCCAAGTGGCGGCGACGAGTATCGTGAACTTCGACAAAGTCGCCCATTTTTCGGTGTTTGGTTTGATGGCGACGCTGGTGCTCCGGCCGTTTCGTGGAGGTCACGCGTGGTGGGCCGTGGTGATCGTGTCGCTTTTCGGAGTGTCGGACGAGTTGCGCCAAAGCCTCACACCCGGCCGCTCGATGGAGCTGGCGGACTGGATCGCCGACACGATCGGCGCTGTGGTGGCGGTGACGGTTTACACGTTCTGGCCCTGGTATCGCCGCCTGCTCGAAACGCCTTTGTGGAAACGTAAACCGAAGATTGAAGCCGTGCTTGTTTCCGCGAAAACCGTGTCCGCCCTATGA